From the Ciconia boyciana chromosome 24, ASM3463844v1, whole genome shotgun sequence genome, one window contains:
- the CCDC124 gene encoding coiled-coil domain-containing protein 124: protein MPKKFQGENTKSAAARARKAEAKAAADAKRQQELEDAYWKDEDKHVMRKEQRKEEREKRRLEQLERKKELQRLLEEEDSKLKGKSPKQVTPGKVTRAQIEETIRKDQQQKENADTVEKEKTHLEVPLEENINRRVLEEGSVEARTIEDAIAVLSVANDLDRHPERRMKAAFTAFEEVNLPRLKQENPNMRLSQLKQLLKKEWMKSPENPMNQRHKAYNSQK, encoded by the exons ATGCCCAAGAAGTTCCAAGGTGAAAATACCAAGTCGGCTGCTGCCCGCGCAAGGAAAGCtgaggcaaaggcagcagccGATGCCAAAcgtcagcaggagctggaagatGCCTACTGGAAGGATGAAGACAAACACGTGATGAGGAAGGAACAAAGGAAG gaagagagggagaagcgGCGGCTGGAACAGCTGGAGCGCAAGAAGGAGCTGCAGCGcctgctggaggaggaagacTCGAAGCTGAAAGGGAAGTCGCCCAAGCAGGTCACTCCAGGCAAAGTCACCAGGGCCCAGATTGAGGAGACGATCAGAAAAgaccagcagcagaaggagaaTGCAGATACAG tggagaaggagaagacTCACTTGGAGGTCCCCTTGGAAGAGAACATCAACAGAAGGGTGCTGGAGGAAGGATCAGTGGAGGCCAGGACGATCGAAGATGCCATTGCCGTCCTCAG CGTTGCCAATGATCTGGACCGGCACCCCGAGCGCCGGATGAAAGCTGCCTTCACAGCTTTTGAAGAAGTCAATCTGCCACGCCTGAAGCAAGAGAACCCCAATATGCGCCTGTCCCAGCTCAAGCAGCTCCTCAAGAAGGAGTGGATGAAGTCTCCGGAAAACCCCATGAACCAGAGGCACAAAGCTTACAACAGCCAAAAGTAG